Proteins from a genomic interval of Zingiber officinale cultivar Zhangliang chromosome 2A, Zo_v1.1, whole genome shotgun sequence:
- the LOC122042015 gene encoding cytochrome P450 72A397-like — protein sequence MASLAFYGGLTALLLAVAWAFRMLNWALLQPRRLERVLRSQGLKGSSYRPLRGDLKDMVRLAEEARSKPMPSFSHAIFPRVSAFFSRAVETYGKENKVTFHWMGPLPRALIADPDQAREVMAIKSGEIGKVNTNYMIRYFMRGVVRQEGDKWAKHRKILNPAFHIERLKRMLPAFSSCCDELIDQWDKPAATGKEVDVWVDLQNFTGDVISRTAFGSSLEEGRRIFQLHDEQALLVAGAMSKAFTPGYKYLPTRTNTRAKEIDKEVRDILLRIIKNREESMKSGNAKNDDLLGMLLESNQQHLQEHADAGLTTDEVVEECRLFYFAGQETTSLLLTWAMVVLSMHQDWQERAREEVLQVFGKEKPTFDGLSHLKTVTMILYEVLRLYPPAIGMQRQVFKSVKIGNVVYPPGVLIFLSVIQMHHDPDFWGQDVEEFKPERFAEGVYKASEKNAFFPFGGGHRICIGQNFALLESKMALCRVLQRFAFELSPSYTHAPYTVLTLKPQHGVPIRLLPLSL from the exons ATGGCTTCTCTGGCGTTCTACGGCGGTCTGACCGCGCTGCTGCTGGCGGTGGCGTGGGCGTTTCGGATGCTGAACTGGGCGCTGTTGCAGCCGCGGCGGCTGGAGCGCGTTCTCCGGTCTCAGGGCCTCAAGGGCTCCTCCTACCGCCCCCTCAGAGGCGACCTCAAGGACATGGTGCGGCTCGCCGAGGAGGCCCGCTCCAAGCCCATGCCCTCCTTCTCCCACGCCATCTTCCCCCGGGTCAGCGCCTTCTTCAGCCGCGCCGTCGAGACCTACG GGAAGGAGAACAAGGTGACTTTCCACTGGATGGGGCCGCTTCCTAGAGCTTTGATCGCTGATCCTGATCAAGCGAGGGAGGTCATGGCCATCAAGAGCGGCGAGATCGGGAAGGTGAACACCAACTACATGATAAGATACTTTATGCGAGGCGTGGTACGACAAGAAGGCGATAAGTGGGCAAAGCACCGCAAGATCTTGAACCCCGCTTTCCATATAGAGAGGTTAAAG CGGATGTTGCCTGCTTTCTCTTCCTGTTGTGATGAGCTGATTGACCAGTGGGATAAGCCGGCGGCGACAGGTAAGGAAGTGGATGTTTGGGTTGATTTGCAGAACTTCACCGGAGATGTCATTTCCCGGACTGCTTTCGGTAGCAGTCTTGAGGAAGGAAGGAGAATTTTCCAGCTTCATGATGAGCAGGCTCTGCTTGTCGCCGGTGCCATGTCGAAAGCATTTACTCCAGGTTACAA GTATTTGCCCACCCGAACAAACACTAGAGCGAAAGAAATCGATAAAGAGGTGAGAGATATTCTTCTGCGCATAATCAAAAATAGAGAGGAGAGCATGAAATCAGGCAACGCAAAGAACGACGACCTTTTGGGCATGTTGCTGGAGTCCAATCAGCAACACCTCCAAGAGCACGCCGACGCCGGGTTGACCACCGACGAGGTGGTGGAAGAATGCCGACTGTTCTACTTCGCAGGCCAAGAGACGACCTCTCTGCTTCTGACGTGGGCGATGGTGGTGCTGAGCATGCACCAAGATTGGCAAGAACGAGCGCGCGAGGAGGTTCTGCAAGTTTTCGGAAAAGAGAAGCCGACTTTTGACGGATTGAGCCATTTGAAGACC GTGACGATGATTCTGTACGAGGTGCTGAGGCTCTACCCGCCGGCGATTGGGATGCAGCGGCAGGTGTTCAAGAGCGTGAAGATTGGGAACGTGGTCTACCCGCCCGGCGTGCTGATCTTCCTGTCCGTGATCCAGATGCACCACGACCCTGACTTCTGGGGCCAAGACGTGGAGGAGTTCAAGCCGGAGAGATTCGCCGAGGGAGTGTACAAAGCGTCGGAGAAGAATGCATTCTTCCCCTTCGGCGGCGGCCACCGGATCTGCATCGGCCAGAACTTCGCGTTGCTGGAGTCCAAGATGGCGCTCTGTCGGGTCCTTCAACGCTTCGCCTTCGAGCTCTCGCCGTCGTACACTCATGCGCCGTACACTGTCCTGACTCTCAAGCCTCAGCACGGTGTTCCGATCAGGTTGCTCCCCCTTTCCCTTTGA